GCTGCGAGAGCTAGAGCTTCACGAACTCCCGGCCAGATCAGTTTTTATGGCACGTATCACAGACCGTCTTGGCATTGTTCTTTTGATGGCAGTCAATGCAACTGAACATCGTCTTGACGCTGGTGGTCTCCGCCATGGCTTCCATCTGCGCCACCTGCCCGTGGCACATTTCGCATTTCATGCCCGCCTGCAGATGCGGGCGATGCGCCCAGGTGACGCCCGGGAGCACGGCGTAAATGCGCACCCAGGGAACCGGCTTCCGGGACTTTGCAAACTCCGCGAGTTTCTGGATGGCCGGCTTGTTCTTGGCAATCGAAGCGTGGCACGACATGCACTTGCTCGTGGCCGGAAACGTCATAAGGGTG
This sequence is a window from Terriglobia bacterium. Protein-coding genes within it:
- a CDS encoding cytochrome c3 family protein, yielding MNGKKENFTRVAASVAMSMFLSTAVALAAQAPGPPPAVPQIVPDNPMHPAPPAQPIPFSHKKHLSFGLQCKACHTNPDPGTLMTFPATSKCMSCHASIAKNKPAIQKLAEFAKSRKPVPWVRIYAVLPGVTWAHRPHLQAGMKCEMCHGQVAQMEAMAETTSVKTMFSCIDCHQKNNAKTVCDTCHKN